The sequence below is a genomic window from Nicotiana tomentosiformis chromosome 6, ASM39032v3, whole genome shotgun sequence.
TAAGGGTTTGTTCCATTCTAAGTTCGAAACATATTCGAACTTAGTTATAAAAATAGTGcagtcgtggcatcgatcaagccATCTGAAATCTCAAATATATTATTGAACTCGGGGACTCACCCTTGCGTGTCTAAAAAAATTAAGGGTTTTGTTCTAAGTTCGAACTAGTGTTCACTCGATTACAGAGGATAcaacaacaaaattttcacaaggcaaaagcaCAAAACATGTTTGAACATAAAACTAAGAAGGCATTCAAAAGAAGTTTTTCTATTATATATTGATAAAAAGGTAATGTACAAGAGACCGATCAAGGTCTTacaaaaaaggaaactaagtcCTAACTATGGCCGGTTTTGACCTCTTCTTCGGGAGCAACTTCTCCTTCAGGTCCCTCATCGGATCCGCCTGGActgccttcttcatcatcgtcttcGTCATCGAAGGAGACAAGCTGCCTGGCTTCAGCCTCAAGCACCTTGGCTCGGGCTATCTCCTCggagaggtcaaaacctcgagtatGGATTTCCTCGAGGATTTCCCTCCGGGATTGACACTTTGCCGAGTTAATGATCCATTGCTCCCGGTCAGAAGCCTCCCTTAGCTGCATTTGAGTAGCCTTAGCATCGGTCCGGTACATGGCAATGGACTTGTCTGCCATGACTTTTGTCTTCTCGATCTCCACCTTGGCCTCACCAAGCCCGGTTTCGAgttcctcgatcctcttggcttgGGCCGAACTTTTCTCTTTGATGCCCCGAAGTTGAACCTCGGCCAATGACAGTTTGGCCAAGgtagtttctttttctgcagccaggcggtctatattctccttccaccgatcagAATCGGCCTTGACCAGATCGACTTCTCCCCGAAGCAACTCAATCCTTTCAACCTTTTGTTGCAGCAGAGATAATGAAGTATTAGCCTCCACAGTTAAGGCGAGTCCACACTCTATCAAAAAgatgctcacctgcttatctagctcggcctcttcctcacgagccgtggccaaatccgcttgaaggtcctttatagtctcgtctttttggccgtaaagaagcttcagagcattcctctcctccgagaccttttggagctcggtttcacACTGGCTGAGGTCAGCTCGAAACTTGGTGAAGGCCTACACAAAAATGGAAAACACAAGTCAGATTTAgaaaaaaagagtaaagaagagaaGTGCAGTAAACAGATTCTTACCCGAAATAAgagacgttgggcctcttctaaaagAATAGAAGTGTCACTGATATCAGAgacatcatcgactccagtagagcaatcccgaaagggatcccctacactagatcCTCTTCCTATATCAGGGGccttcaactctcgagcttcccttagtgcctcctcagaaaaggttggaagagGGCAAGTGACCTACTGTCATGGTCCCGAGCAAGTCTCTCGGGACACCCTGATCGATCTTCGGGGTCTCAAAACCAGCCCCGTCCGATGTAGCTGCATATGGCCGAGAAACGATCTCGACCTCTGGTAATTCGGGATCCTCAACCGATTTTCTTTTGGAAGCCTCCTCGACATGAGGCTTGATTTTAGCAGCCGCCGTCGGCTCAGAAGGTTTGGTGACCTCGACGGCTTTCCTAGGTCGGACCGTTAGTGCCGAggcattttcctcttcttcctcttcttcgtctctcagtttttggaccgagtccatcATGAGAGTGATTACTTTTCTCCTCACCCTTAgaggtttgggcttggggtcctcggaCTGCGATGCATTTTTCCTCTTCTTGTCTTCCCCCGGCTTTGGAaccggggacttggtttcttcctcgccacttgaaggcctcaaaatggcatccttggtcaggcctgcatgaaaggaaatttGTGACGAATGAAGTATAAAAAGTGTTTCAAAACATGAAAAAGGAGAtccttaccgtgattcttggcctcccatctgccctttgccaaatcacgccatgcgcgttcggcataagtggAAGTCGAgtctaacttccgaacccaatcttcGAGGTCAGGTACCGCTTGAGGCATCCAAGGAACAGCTGCATGTCGAAAGGGGATATCAGGCGAAGTCGAAGAAGGTACGAAGAAACAAGTTTAAAAGATCACTTACGATTGAAGTTCCACTCCTCAGGGaatgacatcttctcttccgggataatgtcacgggtcctcacccatATAAAacggctcatccaaccccgatccttgtcctcgtcgatgctcgagatcAAGTCCTTCGTTGCCCGGtgttggagcctgattagtcctcgatagATTCGAGGCTGGTACAACCGCATGAGGTGATTTAGAGTAAACTCTAGCCCCTCGGCCTTGCTAGAGAAGAAGCGCGGGATGATTACTATGAGCCATAGAGAggggtggatttggccgagggtgacctgatttCTTTTACAAAGATCAATAATCACTAGGTCgaggggacccaatgtgaaggggtaagtgtaaacacttaggaaccCCTCCACATAAGCGGTGATGCTCTCTTCAGGAGCAGGAATTTGCACCACGACCACGGGGCCCCAGTTGCAGCTGTTAATACCCAATTGttccctcatatatatatatatatacactttcaaaatagtgcatatgcatcatcatttgatttataagcatacacaagtatttttcataattttccatgatttttaaagactttaaactaatttatttctgcatttttattgtataaatatccaataattatcctccaaattattttatgatgatttaatcatctgaattatcatttataccagcatgaggttttaaatattttttcagtgcatttcttataactacatttgcatttttaaggtaaattgcatattttgcaataatagcccacatgcatatataattacattatttatgcagaaaataaatttttatattttgataatgTTAAGtagttatttttaatcattttagtgcataaattatattttttatatttattaattacttttataaattatttatttattaaatattgggtatttaaaatttgGCCCAAACCTTACCTATTTTCGGACCTAGACCGTCCAGTCCCAGCCCAATAACATCTAAGACCAAACCAAATAACCCCCGACCCAACCAATTAAACCAACCCTACCCAAGACCCCTAGCCAATCGtggtcgttgatctctgagatcaacggcccatattACCCTTTCCCTTTTAATTACCCTAACACTCCCCTAACCCTAAATCACTTTCACCACCCGCCGCCTTTGAACTCTCTCAAACCCCCCCTTCTCTCTGTCAAACCCTAGTCGTCTTCTCCCCCAAATCCTTCTCTTAATCCCACCAGACATGGGATTATACGGTCATTTCTTGCCATATACGACTCTTCCCTGGCACTGGATCCTTCTCTATACCGCTTTCCTAAACATGACAAGCGGATCTCATCAGAATCAAACCAAAGTCGGTTTAACTTCTTGACCTTTCTACTATTCCGTCTATGTTCATTCTAGTTCTATTATGGGAATGAATCTCTGTGTATTTCtgttgattcttacttaccctaaaattagggtttcagatctctttagatcgaaccaaaattggttcgattctttgattttaagCGATATTTCTGTCTATATTCATCTTATTCTGTGCAacgtttgattttttattttttagattcTGCCGATTTTTGTActttccctaaaattagggttttgaaatttCTCACTTTTCATTACAGATTTCGATTGCATGTGATGTTATTTCCTTTCTagtgtttgattgatgatttttcttGTTTGCGTGTTCGATTTCTACTGCTATATAAACCCATCCCCATTTCCCTTTAGGAGAAGGGGGAATCATTAAGAAATTTActaaaaacaaataaaagttgCGTGCTCTTTGTTCTCTAATACTCTTGCTTTATATTCTGgttcctggccggctgaaagccaacgccagaaattctgggttcttgctCTTTGTTGATATTCATAACACTGTCGACTACCGTTCTTTCTTGTTCTTCacttaactggtgagttaccaAACCTTTATCATTTCATTCTTATTTACCTGTCATCAGCATATGTTTTCACTTCTGAAGATTGTGGTTTAATGCGTTTCTGGGTTGTTCTCGTGTGCAATTCTGACTGTCTTACTTCAATTTTAGGCCTTTCTAATCTTAATTCCATTGCGTTTGTAGTTTGAGACATGCTTAGACCTGATTTGAGctaattaatttcttttttaagTATGCCTAGCCTATGTGTTACAAATGTTTAGAACCTTTGCACTTTAGCCATCTCTTTAGTGTTTAAATTTGCTATTAACCATGTTACTTGAACATGCTTTCATATCTCTTTTGATGGATTACATGACTAAGCATGAATGTATTCACTAAGTGTCTAGCATAAGTCTGTTTCTGAACTTGCTGTGATGACATGTAGCATGTTTGATCCTGTATGCTTCTACCATGTCTTGACTTCCCAATAGCTGCATTAATTTATTCTCATTCTGTTAAGTTCTGTTGCCAATTGATATGATCTTTTCTTGGGACACTAGCATCTACACTTAGCATAATTTGAACCTTTTTCTTACTATGAGTCTGTGTACATCAATCTTGCAAACATGTCTTGTTAGTATATGCAGTATGTGTTGAACTTGTTTTTCTGAAACTTTGTTAAGTCTGTTCTCAAAAACTAAGCATGCTCTACTACCTGTTCTATGTGCTCAACTTGAATCTGCTTGTATCCCTCAGTGTTGTCCCTTAACCTTAGTCTATTCCCTTACTGCGGGGTCTCTTTTGAGTTCTTATTCTTAGCAGGCTGAAAGCCAAGGATACTTAGGTTCCAtcatttgacctccctagtgtgagcactgctcggggtccaattgagacccttgtgaattatgacacactaggatttggtccttAGTCTTTCTCTGAATTTCCCATATCAACcttcctagtgtgagcactgccctaggttcttgaagcccttgggaactctgacacactcgGGTCTTTGTTCTATTTGCTCAACTCTGCTTTCTACCTACTGGATGAATCAATTAGTTTCTGGTTGCCTTATGTCAATGAAGATGTAATTTTCGGGTTGTTGTGAATCATGGGAATGAAGGCCTGGCCTGACTGGGTATatctttgggcctgctgtaggctcaCTATAGTTATTTTATTCTGTAATTTAAGCCTTTCATTAGGTCTGTAATAATATTGTAATAACAATTGAGGGTATTAGTAAAACTGAGAAAAGGGGTTTATCTTAATATTTGCAGTGAAATGGGTAGAGATCCTGCATATAGTTGCTCTACTTTGCTCAAATGTGTTATTATGCTCAAATGTGTTAAGTTATTATgcgttagaaatcatgtctataggttctCTACTTTGCTCAAATGTGTTCTGCTTTTacctgttagaaaccatgcctataggatactaaATGACCAATATCCCAATGTGCACATGCATTAGGCTGTATAGGATCCTGTTAATTTACATGCTACCTAATCTGCAATTCAGCTACCATGCCaataggatctaaaatcagtcttaattatgactatagaaatcctgcctataaggTCTAAAACCAGTCTTAATTATTATCCTGCTCATTTCTTTCAAGTGCTAATGTTGAACTTTCAACACTATTTCGTTgtcactattagaaagcatgcctataggaccaaACTAAGTAATTCTGAATATCTTCCGTGGCTATCACTGCCAACTACTACGTAAATCACCTAGAtaacatgtctataggtttaatagCTTATAACACGTAATTAGTAGACAACTGTGTAGTCACTTAGAAATTGTATCTAAGGTAGCATcttgcatctgaaactgcctgcatgtttgaatcccaaggtcacatagaaaccatgtctatagggcctaatgGCTTTAATTTGCCTCAATCCTGAAATTGTCTAACGCTTAATGTGAAAAATTTGTtcacgtgcatttgttgtctaagtatgGAGGCTAACTTAAGCCCTTAtttgcttttacatgaagtccaacttgttttgtatgtcgcctagttttatcatttctgagcagcctaagctaagtctcgaaaccatccaaaatagaggtccaaacgcctcatgggctataggcatgggacgggtagtgcacggtttagaatcaactaatgcgctttaggtaaaaacttaaagatagtaatcgggtagcaggagataatagtttatgcccgctgaataatacgagtaacaccccacctcgagggagttacgaagtattatttatgttgcacagggtgatcttttaggctaaaaaacttaggacccccatcttgtctttaaaccaattatctgtgattactcaaggactttctaataataatttttttaaaacctcttatttttctctctgactatttgactaattcatataattcaagttcggtcgggacccatagttgtggacctcgaagagtgcctaacaccttctcttcaaggtaatttgagcccttaccagatatttggtgacgcaaactggttaaacgagagttatttgcaaataggtgccctaacgtaccTCAAacccattaggtggcgactctctctttttacatccttcctttaaaagagttatcacatgTCGAAGCCCGATTTTGCGAGAAAGAAGGGGTGTGACAGCATGGCAACTCTGCAGGGGAtatttttaggctcttaccatagcgaacttggtctctatgaattagtcttctttgatgaatgtgtttccttgttctttatcgttacatgaacatcccgcttcccttttccctttttatggctacatgcacaccctttcccctatctccctctattttgaatttgtattaatatGTAAACTTTGCTTAATTTGGTTACAATgtgtgtttttctttattttctagtCATGTTCACTTGCTCCGAATCTTTTTAAAAtttgctacatcatgtctctccctACCCCTACCCCCTTGCTTGCTTTATTGCAATTCTTTCACATtgcgcgaactaacttcttccttgtttttctttctttttatgtctttacgctccatttaatactgcgtttattgtcttcatcatgcaaaatacttggcaACGTAttgttttatctttacataaagtatgctccacatcatattccactcgtgcgtaattaataccataacggcgcttgatgagtgtccgcgctcttcctaaatcacccttttaaaatttggaaaggcttatttgcggtaaaattAGTCGATCAGCGGTGAAATCAACGGTTCCgtgccttcccctctcaagttgtccacttgagggtaccggtctagactcttctagaaacccccactctaatattaactgtgcatgcatcatgtctaaacctagtatgggttagaacgctgtccgcataataactctctaaggcaagccttgtccaaaactcgccgggatttccttaaatcccaatgggtacaatca
It includes:
- the LOC138894875 gene encoding uncharacterized protein, which gives rise to MSFPEEWNFNRLTKDAILRPSSGEEETKSPVPKPGEDKKRKNASQSEDPKPKPLRVRRKVITLMMDSVQKLRDEEEEEEENASALTVRPRKAVEVTKPSEPTAAAKIKPHVEEASKRKSVEDPELPEALREARELKAPDIGRGSSVGDPFRDCSTGVDDVSDISDTSILLEEAQRLLFRAFTKFRADLSQCETELQKVSEERNALKLLYGQKDETIKDLQADLATAREEEAELDKQVSIFLIECGLALTVEANTSLSLLQQKVERIELLRGEVDLVKADSDRWKENIDRLAAEKETTLAKLSLAEVQLRGIKEKSSAQAKRIEELETGLGEAKVEIEKTKVMADKSIAMYRTDAKATQMQLREASDREQWIINSAKCQSRREILEEIHTRGFDLSEEIARAKVLEAEARQLVSFDDEDDDEEGSPGGSDEGPEGEVAPEEEVKTGHS